A window of the Acidimicrobiia bacterium genome harbors these coding sequences:
- a CDS encoding phosphatidate cytidylyltransferase yields MNDSGDDRTGGYDPEESSPDADDLVLSDSSDERDWSDSEAEEIPPPVPVGDTGEFVDLPAWATDATHAAEHVESRGFDGDSEVGSNSAPVDLDPDSYDREQETLFEVAPEVVEEPGPVDDAWEPAPAPDPDGEDPPTPAVPPADTDMPHGVATARAYEALGAEDGQGLYDWDEFVGSLPASPAAPGHSGDGPPEEMSRKERRRARKAARAAEKGAAVGAEEGGRPRHRDEPGESETDAWVEADPKETAWLREGVQEEDPPEPGSSVFAPSPPWTDDSPPSLPPPPARPEEPVWLAAEQPLVDDPPLPAREAAALAADPLDDEMGGEDEWFDEVQDDDDLDGRQDDSPPAVVIDDDAELDLDADSYATSATREHRGLAEAMYQAGDEDLEWQAMSASMPGLGTGVIGYDDVADLGGDEEDTYVERTRSDLGTRVFTGLVLLGLLLGSMWVGREAFAVFIGLVVLIALIEYYTALRRARLRPIALFGYLGGLGVLFGVWFHGPLAIPVVLCLVAVVTYFVYAFAPLGRDALTNGGLTLLGVVWVTVTASFAFPLIKAPGFHALMLTVVVTTAAMDIGAYGFGRVMGRRRLAPLVSPNKTVEGLLGGIVATFGAAAGMSFVFEEISLAHALALAAVVSVLAPLGDLAESMFKRSMGIKDMGVILPGHGGILDRIDALLFVVPGAWVLFTVQGLAG; encoded by the coding sequence GTGAACGACAGCGGAGACGACAGGACCGGCGGGTACGACCCGGAAGAGTCCTCGCCCGACGCCGACGACCTCGTCTTGAGCGACTCGTCCGACGAGCGCGACTGGAGTGACTCCGAGGCCGAGGAGATCCCTCCCCCCGTCCCCGTGGGCGACACTGGCGAGTTCGTCGACCTCCCGGCGTGGGCGACCGACGCCACCCACGCCGCCGAGCACGTTGAGTCCCGTGGCTTCGATGGGGACTCCGAGGTCGGGTCCAATTCGGCGCCGGTGGACCTGGATCCCGACTCGTACGATCGTGAGCAGGAGACACTCTTCGAGGTCGCCCCCGAAGTCGTAGAGGAGCCGGGTCCGGTCGACGACGCCTGGGAACCCGCTCCCGCACCCGACCCCGATGGTGAGGACCCACCGACCCCCGCCGTCCCGCCTGCCGACACCGACATGCCTCATGGCGTCGCCACGGCGCGTGCCTACGAGGCCCTCGGAGCCGAGGACGGCCAAGGCCTCTACGACTGGGATGAGTTCGTGGGTTCACTCCCTGCGTCCCCGGCTGCGCCCGGGCATTCGGGTGACGGGCCACCCGAGGAGATGAGTCGCAAGGAGCGTCGTCGCGCCCGCAAGGCGGCCCGGGCCGCGGAGAAGGGCGCCGCCGTGGGTGCGGAGGAGGGTGGCCGGCCACGACACCGCGACGAGCCAGGAGAGTCCGAGACCGACGCCTGGGTGGAGGCGGATCCGAAGGAGACTGCCTGGCTGCGTGAGGGTGTTCAGGAGGAGGACCCGCCAGAGCCGGGCTCGTCGGTGTTCGCGCCGTCCCCGCCGTGGACCGACGATTCGCCGCCGTCCCTGCCGCCGCCGCCGGCCCGCCCGGAGGAACCGGTATGGCTGGCCGCCGAACAGCCGCTCGTCGACGACCCCCCGCTGCCAGCCCGGGAGGCCGCAGCGTTGGCCGCGGACCCCCTGGACGACGAGATGGGCGGCGAGGACGAGTGGTTCGACGAGGTGCAGGACGATGACGACCTGGATGGGAGACAGGACGACAGCCCACCGGCGGTCGTCATCGATGACGACGCCGAGCTGGACCTCGACGCGGACAGCTACGCCACTTCGGCGACGCGGGAGCATCGCGGCCTCGCCGAGGCGATGTACCAGGCTGGCGACGAGGACCTGGAGTGGCAGGCGATGTCGGCCTCCATGCCCGGCCTCGGGACCGGGGTCATCGGCTACGACGACGTGGCGGACCTCGGCGGCGATGAGGAGGACACCTACGTCGAGCGGACCCGCTCCGATCTGGGGACCCGGGTGTTCACCGGACTCGTGCTCCTCGGCCTGCTCCTCGGGTCGATGTGGGTCGGGCGCGAGGCGTTTGCCGTGTTCATCGGGCTCGTGGTGCTCATCGCCCTCATCGAGTACTACACGGCGCTGCGTCGAGCCCGACTCCGACCGATCGCCCTGTTCGGTTACCTGGGGGGCCTGGGGGTGTTGTTCGGCGTCTGGTTCCATGGCCCGCTCGCCATCCCGGTGGTGCTGTGCCTGGTGGCCGTGGTCACCTACTTCGTCTACGCCTTCGCCCCGCTCGGTCGCGACGCGCTCACCAACGGCGGGTTGACCCTGCTGGGAGTCGTGTGGGTTACCGTCACCGCCTCGTTCGCGTTCCCCTTGATCAAAGCGCCCGGGTTCCACGCGCTCATGCTCACCGTGGTGGTAACCACCGCCGCCATGGACATCGGCGCCTACGGGTTCGGTCGCGTGATGGGGCGCCGCCGCCTCGCCCCGCTGGTGTCACCCAACAAGACGGTGGAGGGGCTGCTCGGTGGGATCGTCGCCACCTTCGGCGCCGCTGCGGGGATGTCGTTCGTCTTCGAGGAGATCTCGCTGGCTCACGCCCTCGCGCTGGCCGCGGTGGTGTCGGTGCTCGCCCCGTTGGGCGATCTCGCTGAGTCCATGTTCAAGCGGAGCATGGGCATCAAGGACATGGGGGTGATCCTCCCCGGGCATGGCGGCATCCTCGACCGGATCGACGCCCTCCTGTTCGTCGTTCCGGGGGCCTGGGTGCTGTTCACCGTTCAGGGCCTGGCCGGGTGA
- the frr gene encoding ribosome recycling factor, giving the protein MIDELLAEASAKMDQAVAHAQSEFATIRTGRANPALLQRVTVDYYGAPTPLQQLASISVPEAQLLVVQPFDPGSVSAVQKALQAAGLGLNPSNDGSVIRLSFPPLTEERRKELIRVVRNMVEEGRVAVRNIRRHSKDEMEALEGEVSEDDIHRGEARLQEVTDQHIARLDDLLAHKEAELLEV; this is encoded by the coding sequence GTGATCGACGAACTCCTCGCCGAGGCTTCGGCGAAGATGGACCAGGCGGTGGCGCACGCCCAGAGCGAATTCGCCACCATCCGCACCGGTCGGGCGAATCCGGCGCTGTTGCAGCGCGTCACCGTCGACTACTACGGCGCTCCCACGCCCCTCCAGCAGCTGGCATCGATCTCGGTTCCGGAGGCGCAGCTGCTCGTCGTCCAACCCTTCGATCCCGGGTCGGTCAGTGCTGTCCAGAAGGCGTTGCAGGCTGCCGGTCTCGGCCTCAACCCCTCCAACGACGGCTCCGTGATTCGCCTGTCGTTTCCGCCGCTGACCGAGGAGCGCCGTAAGGAGCTGATCCGGGTGGTCCGCAACATGGTCGAGGAAGGGCGGGTCGCCGTCCGTAACATCCGTCGGCACAGCAAGGATGAGATGGAGGCCCTCGAGGGTGAGGTCTCTGAGGACGACATCCACCGCGGCGAGGCGCGCCTTCAGGAGGTCACCGACCAGCACATCGCGCGGCTCGACGATCTCCTCGCCCACAAAGAGGCCGAACTGCTCGAGGTGTGA
- the pyrH gene encoding UMP kinase has protein sequence MTRVALKLSGESFADPETGYGIDPKTVQRLATEIAEVSSEGHQIAIIVGGGNIFRGLSSAAAGMDRANADYMGMLATVINALALRDAIEGAGAPARVQTAIGIAQVAEPYIRLRAIRHLEKGRVVIFAGGTGNPFFTTDTALALRAAEIGAEMVLKGTRVDGVYDADPEQVPDAQLLPDLSYMEVLERGLRVMDSTAITMCMDNGLPIRVFNITVPGNIARAVRGEAIGTLVR, from the coding sequence GTGACCAGGGTCGCCCTCAAGCTGTCGGGAGAGTCCTTCGCAGATCCGGAGACCGGCTACGGCATCGACCCGAAGACGGTGCAGCGGCTGGCCACCGAGATCGCCGAGGTGTCGTCTGAGGGGCACCAGATCGCCATCATCGTGGGGGGCGGCAACATCTTCCGCGGCCTGTCCTCGGCGGCGGCGGGCATGGACCGCGCCAACGCCGATTACATGGGAATGCTGGCCACGGTGATCAACGCCCTGGCATTGCGCGACGCCATAGAGGGCGCCGGGGCCCCGGCCCGGGTACAGACGGCGATCGGCATCGCCCAGGTGGCCGAGCCGTACATTCGGCTGCGAGCCATCCGTCATCTCGAAAAGGGCAGGGTGGTGATCTTCGCCGGCGGTACCGGAAACCCGTTCTTCACCACCGACACCGCCCTGGCGCTGCGCGCAGCCGAGATCGGCGCCGAGATGGTGCTGAAGGGAACCCGGGTGGACGGCGTTTATGACGCCGACCCGGAGCAGGTTCCCGACGCCCAGTTGCTACCCGACCTGAGCTACATGGAGGTACTGGAGCGGGGACTCCGGGTCATGGACAGCACCGCCATTACGATGTGCATGGACAACGGCCTCCCGATCCGGGTCTTCAACATCACGGTCCCCGGGAACATCGCGCGGGCCGTACGGGGCGAAGCGATCGGGACGCTCGTCCGCTGA
- the tsf gene encoding elongation factor Ts (EF-Ts; functions during elongation stage of protein translation; forms a dimer; associates with EF-Tu-GDP complex and promotes exchange of GDP to GTP resulting in regeneration of the active form of EF-Tu) — MTTITAQDVAALRKKTGAGMMDAKRALEESAGDLEAAERLLMERGLASARKRADRAADQGTIGSYLHFQADRPVIGVLVELVCETDFVAKSTEFKVAANDIAMHVAWARPRWLSRDEVPDSAIDDERSIITAQARNEGKPEEVIAKIVDGKVGSFYADTVLLDQTFANAEKFAGTVGDMVEALGVQMRENIAVRRFSRLGVGEDSAE; from the coding sequence GTGACGACGATCACCGCCCAGGACGTCGCCGCGCTCCGAAAGAAGACCGGCGCCGGCATGATGGATGCCAAGCGGGCTCTCGAAGAGTCCGCCGGCGACCTCGAGGCCGCCGAGCGTCTGCTCATGGAGCGCGGGCTCGCCTCGGCACGCAAGCGCGCCGACCGCGCCGCAGACCAGGGCACTATCGGCTCGTATCTGCACTTTCAGGCCGATCGACCGGTGATCGGCGTGCTCGTCGAACTGGTCTGTGAGACCGACTTCGTCGCCAAGAGCACCGAGTTCAAGGTTGCGGCCAACGACATCGCCATGCACGTCGCCTGGGCGCGGCCCCGCTGGTTGAGCCGTGACGAGGTGCCCGACTCGGCGATCGACGACGAGCGGTCCATCATCACTGCTCAGGCGCGCAACGAGGGCAAGCCGGAAGAGGTCATCGCCAAGATCGTCGACGGCAAGGTCGGCTCCTTCTACGCCGACACCGTGCTCCTCGACCAGACATTCGCCAACGCGGAGAAGTTCGCCGGTACCGTTGGGGATATGGTCGAGGCACTCGGGGTGCAGATGCGAGAGAACATCGCGGTTCGTCGCTTCAGCCGCCTCGGTGTGGGGGAGGACTCAGCAGAGTGA
- the rpsB gene encoding 30S ribosomal protein S2 — translation MAAVTMKQLLEAGVHFGHQTRRWNPKMRPYIFSERNGIHIIDLRQTLEATERATAFIRDLVAGGGVVLFVGTKKQAQMVVQEAATRSGMPYVNHRWLGGMLTNFQTIRQRILYMRELEQMDDTGVMNALPKKERLKLRRELEKLRAVLGGVRDMQRAPDAVFVIDVRTERIAVTEASRLGIPVVAVVDTNCDPDDVDHVIPGNDDAIRAAQLMGSAIADAALEGAELAKAKRKGADDAAADDAAADDAATVEAS, via the coding sequence GTGGCCGCTGTCACCATGAAACAGCTGCTCGAAGCAGGCGTGCACTTCGGGCACCAGACCCGGCGCTGGAACCCGAAGATGCGTCCCTACATCTTCTCCGAGCGCAACGGGATCCACATCATCGATCTGCGTCAGACCCTCGAGGCGACCGAACGCGCCACCGCCTTCATCCGCGACCTGGTCGCCGGCGGCGGTGTGGTCCTGTTCGTCGGTACCAAGAAGCAGGCGCAGATGGTGGTCCAGGAGGCGGCTACCCGCTCCGGGATGCCCTACGTGAACCATCGCTGGCTCGGCGGGATGCTCACCAACTTCCAGACGATCCGCCAGCGCATCCTGTACATGCGCGAGCTGGAGCAGATGGACGACACCGGCGTGATGAACGCCCTCCCCAAGAAGGAGCGTCTCAAGCTGCGGCGCGAGCTCGAGAAGCTGCGCGCCGTGCTCGGCGGGGTTCGCGACATGCAGCGAGCACCCGATGCGGTGTTCGTGATCGACGTGCGCACCGAGCGTATCGCCGTCACCGAGGCCAGCCGTCTCGGGATCCCGGTGGTGGCCGTGGTTGACACCAACTGTGATCCCGACGATGTCGACCATGTGATCCCCGGCAACGACGACGCGATCCGCGCCGCTCAGCTGATGGGGTCCGCTATCGCCGACGCTGCCCTCGAGGGTGCCGAACTGGCCAAGGCGAAGCGCAAGGGCGCCGACGATGCGGCCGCTGACGATGCGGCCGCTGACGATGCGGCCACGGTGGAGGCGTCGTGA
- the whiG gene encoding RNA polymerase sigma factor WhiG has translation MSDRIRAPEPSEQDLEGYWRRFKETGDKAAREGLIIHFSPLVKFVAGRVGVGLPRSVEQADLISYGMFGLIDAIDKFDLERGFKFETYAVQRIKGAILDELRALDWVPRSVRARAREIQRSLDELEHRLKRSATEEELAEHMGVALEALQTRLGEIASLGFVALDELLDPGDRGSATLGDLLSDPQSMDPSGSFEKQETRYFLTDAISRLADRERLVVTLYYYEGLTLAEIGGVLGVTESRICQIHTKAVMSLRNRMMEPG, from the coding sequence ATGAGCGATCGCATCCGCGCGCCTGAACCCTCAGAGCAGGACCTCGAGGGGTACTGGCGCCGATTCAAGGAAACGGGGGACAAGGCAGCGCGGGAGGGACTCATCATCCACTTCTCGCCCCTGGTCAAGTTCGTCGCGGGCAGGGTGGGTGTCGGACTGCCACGGAGTGTCGAACAGGCAGACCTGATCTCCTACGGGATGTTCGGGCTGATCGATGCGATCGACAAGTTCGACCTCGAGCGTGGCTTCAAGTTCGAGACCTATGCGGTGCAACGGATCAAGGGAGCGATCCTCGACGAGCTGCGCGCCCTCGACTGGGTGCCGCGATCGGTGAGGGCGCGTGCCCGCGAGATCCAGCGTTCCCTCGACGAGCTGGAACACCGTCTGAAGCGATCGGCAACCGAAGAGGAACTCGCCGAGCACATGGGTGTCGCCTTGGAGGCCTTGCAAACGCGTCTGGGTGAGATCGCTTCGCTCGGATTCGTCGCCCTGGACGAGCTGCTCGACCCTGGCGACCGTGGCTCGGCGACCCTTGGTGATCTGCTCTCCGATCCTCAGTCGATGGATCCAAGCGGCTCGTTCGAAAAACAGGAGACCCGGTACTTCCTGACCGACGCCATCAGCCGCCTCGCCGACCGCGAGCGCCTGGTGGTGACCCTGTACTACTACGAGGGTCTGACCCTCGCCGAGATCGGCGGCGTGCTCGGCGTCACCGAGTCACGCATCTGCCAGATTCACACCAAGGCCGTGATGAGCCTCCGCAACCGAATGATGGAGCCAGGATAA
- a CDS encoding tyrosine recombinase XerC — protein sequence MANLPRTPSWARQPVQAFLGRMSDERGLSAHTIAAYRRDLAQFFDFCDRLGVDSVDAVDRRAVRRFQANLVTRRYAPASVARKASAVRAFFADAVKRGGLAADPTHALPSRKKPLRLPRSVPERALGSGLDAIDGTDPMSLRDRAILEVLYGTGVRVSELVGMQVDDVDGVDLVRVMGKGSKERVVPLSGEARRAVDRYLARGRPALASAGAGRALWVGARGGPLDQRGIRRVVSGRIGTFPHALRHSFATHLLEHGADLRTVQELLGHVELATTQTYTAVSLSHLKATYERSHPRA from the coding sequence GTGGCGAACCTCCCCCGGACGCCCTCCTGGGCCCGCCAGCCCGTTCAGGCGTTCCTCGGCCGGATGTCCGACGAGCGCGGCCTCTCCGCGCACACCATCGCCGCCTACAGACGCGACCTCGCCCAGTTCTTCGACTTCTGTGACCGCCTCGGCGTGGACTCGGTGGATGCCGTCGACCGACGCGCCGTCCGCCGGTTCCAGGCCAATCTCGTTACCAGGCGCTACGCGCCGGCGTCGGTGGCGCGCAAGGCGTCGGCGGTGCGGGCTTTCTTCGCCGACGCCGTCAAGCGTGGCGGCCTGGCCGCCGACCCGACCCATGCTCTGCCGTCCCGGAAGAAGCCGCTGCGCCTTCCGCGATCGGTCCCCGAGCGGGCCCTCGGATCGGGTCTGGACGCCATCGATGGAACCGACCCGATGTCGTTGCGTGATCGGGCCATCCTCGAGGTGCTCTACGGGACGGGTGTGCGGGTGTCGGAGCTCGTCGGCATGCAGGTGGACGACGTCGATGGGGTAGACCTGGTCCGGGTGATGGGCAAGGGTTCCAAGGAACGCGTGGTCCCGCTGTCCGGTGAGGCACGCCGGGCGGTCGATCGCTATCTGGCCCGGGGACGACCTGCGCTTGCTTCGGCCGGGGCGGGCAGGGCGCTGTGGGTCGGGGCGCGCGGGGGACCATTGGATCAGCGGGGGATCCGCCGCGTCGTGTCCGGTCGGATCGGCACCTTCCCACACGCTTTGCGACATTCGTTCGCCACCCATCTGCTCGAGCATGGAGCCGACCTGCGCACCGTTCAGGAACTGCTGGGTCATGTTGAACTGGCCACCACCCAGACATACACTGCCGTGTCCCTCAGCCACCTCAAGGCGACCTATGAGCGATCGCATCCGCGCGCCTGA
- the dprA gene encoding DNA-processing protein DprA, which produces MSRDDRLRLAFVGLHPARHRDLVARHRTAGAVLAAIRAGGVDGVPPAVVRAPSECRSAVEEAGAETVFLGDGAYPPWLAGIEDPPDVLFVRGRLPERMGVGVVGTRRCTGYGRALATGYGRAIAAAGWVLVSGLARGIDATAQCAAVEAGGPSVAVLGCGVDVVYPREHADLTTTILDGGGAVISEYPPGARPLGWRFPPRNRIISGLSAAVVVVESAVRGGALVTAARAAEQGRAVFAVPGDVGRAASVGCNLLIRDGAGPVLDPADLVEALSLVLGPPAVRPVAAAVGQPKMFAQAGVPIDEFGAALGLHGSELLALLGRLELEGKVRRQGDLVMPA; this is translated from the coding sequence GTGAGTCGTGACGATCGGCTGCGTCTCGCCTTTGTCGGGCTGCACCCGGCGCGTCATCGTGACCTGGTGGCCCGCCATCGCACCGCCGGTGCGGTCCTCGCGGCGATTCGGGCGGGAGGCGTCGACGGGGTACCTCCTGCAGTCGTGCGGGCACCAAGCGAGTGCCGAAGTGCTGTGGAGGAGGCGGGCGCGGAGACGGTGTTCCTCGGCGATGGCGCCTACCCGCCGTGGCTCGCCGGGATCGAGGACCCGCCGGATGTGTTGTTCGTCCGGGGCCGTCTCCCCGAGCGTATGGGCGTCGGCGTGGTGGGTACCAGGCGATGCACCGGGTACGGGAGGGCTCTCGCCACCGGATACGGCCGGGCGATCGCTGCGGCGGGCTGGGTCCTCGTCTCGGGACTCGCCCGGGGGATCGATGCCACGGCACAATGCGCCGCGGTGGAAGCGGGAGGCCCGAGTGTGGCCGTCCTCGGATGCGGGGTCGACGTGGTGTACCCCCGGGAGCACGCCGACCTGACGACCACCATCCTCGACGGCGGTGGGGCCGTGATCAGCGAGTATCCGCCGGGGGCGCGTCCCCTAGGCTGGAGGTTTCCGCCCCGCAACCGGATCATTTCAGGGCTATCGGCGGCGGTCGTGGTGGTGGAATCGGCGGTCCGGGGTGGCGCCTTGGTTACTGCTGCCCGCGCTGCCGAGCAGGGCCGAGCCGTGTTCGCGGTGCCCGGCGACGTGGGCCGCGCCGCATCGGTCGGGTGCAATCTCCTGATCCGCGATGGGGCCGGGCCGGTGCTCGATCCCGCCGACCTGGTGGAGGCCCTGTCGCTGGTACTCGGCCCGCCGGCAGTTCGCCCCGTCGCCGCGGCGGTGGGGCAGCCGAAGATGTTCGCTCAGGCGGGTGTTCCGATCGACGAGTTCGGCGCCGCTCTCGGTCTCCATGGTTCCGAGCTGCTCGCCCTGCTGGGGCGCCTGGAGCTCGAGGGAAAGGTCAGGCGTCAAGGCGATCTGGTGATGCCAGCCTGA
- a CDS encoding YifB family Mg chelatase-like AAA ATPase: MFASVTSATVVGVEPRAVRVEVSLATAQRETFTIVGLPDTAVREARERVRAAITATGLRFHRGKVTVNLAPADVPKAGSAYDLPIALGVAAALGEAPRSCREVVALGELALDGTVRSARGALAAGIVARQRGQRCLLGVSALAEGALSGAEVTGVDSLAQAIAVVAGTDPGTTDTAPTPPSRDPAVDLASVRGQEVARRAVEVAAAGGHHLLLSGAPGSGKTMLARALAGVLPDLTEHEALDVAQAHAAAGRPPFLDARPPFRSPHHTATPAAIIGGGSGMPVPGELTLADRGVLFLDELAEFPPYLLDTLRQPIEEGAVHVARKGASVSFPCRVQVVAATNPCPCGFHGDSRSPCRCAPAAVGRYRARLSGPLVDRFDLRVPVHRVEPAELLGPGGEATASVRGRVEVARRRQIDRGVLNRALDRDALDALPWDPDAHRLATRAIERFDLTARGWDRVRRVARTIADLAGDDSANADHMAEALGLRGAV; encoded by the coding sequence ATGTTCGCTTCGGTCACCTCTGCCACCGTCGTCGGTGTGGAACCGCGGGCCGTTCGGGTCGAGGTCAGCCTGGCCACCGCTCAGCGCGAGACCTTCACGATCGTCGGCCTCCCCGACACCGCGGTACGCGAGGCACGCGAACGGGTGCGCGCTGCGATCACGGCCACCGGGCTGCGTTTTCATCGTGGGAAGGTGACGGTCAACCTGGCACCGGCGGATGTCCCCAAGGCCGGCTCGGCTTATGACCTGCCCATCGCCCTCGGAGTCGCCGCCGCCCTCGGCGAGGCGCCGCGATCGTGTCGGGAGGTGGTGGCGCTCGGCGAGCTCGCCCTCGATGGGACGGTGCGCTCGGCTCGCGGTGCCCTGGCCGCGGGCATCGTCGCTCGTCAGCGCGGTCAGCGATGCCTGCTCGGGGTGTCGGCCCTGGCCGAAGGGGCACTGTCCGGCGCCGAGGTGACCGGCGTGGACTCACTGGCTCAGGCCATCGCGGTAGTGGCCGGAACGGATCCGGGCACCACCGACACCGCCCCGACCCCGCCATCCCGAGATCCTGCGGTCGATCTGGCATCGGTTCGAGGTCAAGAGGTCGCCCGGCGGGCCGTCGAGGTGGCCGCCGCCGGTGGGCACCATCTCCTCCTGTCGGGGGCGCCCGGATCCGGCAAGACGATGCTCGCCCGAGCCTTGGCAGGGGTGCTGCCGGATCTGACGGAGCACGAGGCGCTCGACGTCGCCCAGGCTCACGCCGCCGCCGGAAGGCCACCGTTCCTCGACGCCCGGCCCCCATTTCGCAGCCCCCATCACACGGCCACGCCGGCGGCGATCATCGGCGGGGGGTCGGGCATGCCGGTGCCGGGGGAGTTGACCCTCGCCGACCGCGGCGTGCTGTTCCTCGACGAGCTCGCCGAGTTCCCGCCCTACCTGCTCGACACGCTGCGTCAGCCCATCGAGGAGGGGGCGGTCCACGTCGCCCGGAAGGGCGCATCGGTCAGCTTCCCCTGTCGGGTGCAGGTGGTGGCGGCGACGAACCCGTGTCCGTGCGGCTTCCACGGGGACTCGCGCTCGCCGTGCCGGTGTGCGCCCGCTGCGGTCGGCCGGTATCGGGCCCGCCTCTCCGGCCCCCTGGTGGATCGGTTCGATCTGCGGGTTCCCGTGCATCGGGTGGAGCCAGCCGAGCTGCTCGGGCCAGGTGGCGAAGCGACAGCGTCGGTCAGGGGGAGGGTGGAGGTGGCGCGCCGTCGCCAGATCGACCGTGGCGTGCTCAACCGGGCTCTCGACCGCGACGCGCTCGACGCCCTCCCGTGGGATCCCGACGCCCACCGGCTGGCGACCCGAGCGATCGAGCGCTTCGATCTGACCGCCCGGGGGTGGGACCGGGTGCGCAGGGTGGCTCGAACCATCGCCGACCTCGCCGGGGACGACTCGGCGAACGCCGATCACATGGCCGAGGCGCTCGGGCTTCGAGGTGCGGTGTGA
- a CDS encoding enoyl-CoA hydratase/isomerase family protein: MFSTRDDGPVRWLTISNPGRRNAVPMGSWRDLAAVFDDFEASPARVLVITGDGEDFCSGADLSDLGGAASTTRAYDAMTDVGAAASALHRITKPTVAAVDGYAVGAGMNLALGCDIVIASERARFAEVFVKRGLTLDFGGTWVLPRLVGLARAKELALTGRTVEAAEAMAMGMVARVVPPADLAGSAASLAAELAAGAPLAQRFIKTGLDTSAGSSFDDGLAYEQAAQSLLFGTADVVEGMVAFLEKRPPEFEGR; encoded by the coding sequence ATGTTCTCCACGCGTGACGACGGGCCGGTGCGCTGGCTGACGATCTCGAACCCCGGCCGACGCAACGCCGTGCCGATGGGCTCGTGGCGTGACCTCGCTGCGGTATTCGACGACTTCGAGGCATCGCCAGCCCGGGTGCTCGTGATCACCGGGGACGGTGAGGACTTCTGTTCCGGCGCCGATCTGAGCGACCTGGGGGGTGCCGCGTCGACCACCCGCGCCTACGACGCCATGACCGATGTCGGCGCCGCCGCCTCGGCGCTCCACCGGATCACCAAGCCGACCGTCGCCGCCGTCGACGGCTACGCGGTCGGGGCGGGGATGAATCTCGCCCTGGGCTGCGACATCGTGATCGCCAGCGAGCGCGCTCGGTTCGCCGAGGTCTTCGTCAAGCGCGGCCTGACCCTCGACTTCGGCGGCACCTGGGTGCTGCCCAGGCTCGTAGGTCTCGCCCGCGCCAAAGAGTTGGCGCTCACCGGTCGCACGGTCGAGGCCGCCGAGGCGATGGCGATGGGCATGGTGGCCCGTGTCGTGCCCCCGGCCGACCTGGCCGGGTCGGCCGCATCGTTGGCCGCCGAACTGGCAGCCGGGGCTCCCCTCGCGCAGCGGTTCATCAAGACGGGCCTGGACACCTCAGCGGGCAGTTCGTTCGATGACGGGCTCGCTTACGAGCAGGCCGCCCAGTCGTTGCTCTTCGGTACCGCCGATGTCGTGGAGGGCATGGTCGCCTTCCTGGAGAAGCGACCCCCGGAGTTCGAAGGCCGCTGA